A stretch of Coccidioides posadasii str. Silveira chromosome 2, complete sequence DNA encodes these proteins:
- a CDS encoding uncharacterized protein (BUSCO:10531at4751~EggNog:ENOG410PI0P~COG:D~BUSCO:438at33183) encodes MAATYNRTSSATPTQNRTLGDRRPSSSVGDGSTDGSWHDDVSGSQRNAYPRSVGSTTSAPQVSLAPSSIRPGSFSSELRVPSVSRSATPKPDSVYNYRSNGAADDGEPATSEQRQAIIRGKLEKELKIRNGTENMLEALLAKNLKQTKEQRLRVESELSSSNRKIAQLQHELEEELQRAHTPDPLTFNRPSSLFGVPVGRSPSRATQTTGDTFDDDEEDDVSETESPTFVLAETLQELEVEGMSPGYYVERANNLVELFKRHPTLKYDLKWSVFGLRVQVMLLSDSRQVVAAGYRLTRYAIADRHSIQIIRSFNTDALAICSLVKESKASMEREQALKFIRAFLDVKDGVYEISRAVVRTLVSLAEHRDDRLRSICIMTLAEILVKDPGLLASAGGIGVLNDALCDGSFAASDTLAASFIHALDSPSTRQYLRSGSELDGVFATFTEPMSEAERNTRLNASAKAISTMLKTWPGLLTLAQNKFMPLRSLMDSLECPEASVRHVILELLFDALRIKPPSWSSSFLAGRRLTTYGRAGVASVRGSEQDFKFHTFYEPEDGVFDLTAHFASLVLAMLIEAGLIKSLAVLVEDEQDIGLKRKGILLLAEVLKRAYRSLPQSVCAHLQVLPDNVPSRMANDIYVHRVSASTIYQMESINRTMTRSTWMSSGPGKYNPEADISASFLNAEQGKPKLSPTMDEAQFRTAIMSTHVLNSVNFMKWKWDLIHNIIEGPLTNPKRLDEAIKGSKFMKRLVGFYRPFKYRFSMIRNTKPNQRYVRTGCALMRTLIQTPEGSKYLAENKLLRQIAECLAQVDRTSGLTSSSPVFSRNQMMDTLSWGYFAMLGTLSSDPNGLHMMERWHMLNMFYHIVELNDRSDLVQAILANMDFTLDSQLRLMLLKALTIGTKDIRIFATRVLRKYVVGGVELTPAVEWIIMLLISQLYDPDVAVCQIAMKVLEEACNQRDLLEYVVQCRPSLDHLGEIGASLLLRFLSSSVGYHYLDGLDFVHQEMDDWFLGRNDAYVGLVEASLCRAYLDQPRRNSSVIEDLVDMHDTGRAPPHFYRELARTKEGCRLLADSGQFDEFVVTIQDYDLQEEDPEVLQRVKGALWAVGHLGSMELSAQFFEGSPVFQLIIKIAEHAAVLTMRGTAFFVLGLISTSRHGLEMLIEAGWDAPVDYKGQSLGSCMPINLERMYKISFGPVGSNSRLHGTANQRYKSAVTDSDPINQKILNLLVDMGNTVLSKRAAADLQSIKTKHPDHFRQTQLFRNTLVILESHHFRLPARRFALDLFDKSVMGRIVLEDDLELDSDSLASD; translated from the exons ATGGCTGCAACGTACAATCGTACTTCCTCCGCTACGCCGACTCAGAACCGGACCTTGGGCGACAGGCGGCCTTCCTCTAGCGTGGGGGATGGCTCTACAGATGGGAGCTGGCATGACGATGTATCCGGATCTCAGCGAAATGCCTACCCGCGGTCTGTCGGGAGTACCACCAGTGCTCCACAGGTTTCCCTCGCTCCCTCCAGCATCCGACCCGGGAGCTTCAGTTCGGAATTAAGAGTCCCAAGCGTATCGAGAAGTGCGACTCCAAAACCGGATTCCGTGTATAACTACCGAAGCAACGGCGCAGCCGACGATGGAGAGCCTGCCACCTCAGAACAACGACAAGCCATCATTCGCGGAAAGCTGGAGAAAGAGCTCAAAATCAGGAATGGGACGGAGAACATGCTGGAGGCGCTCTTGGCAAAGAATCTGAAGCAGACAAAAGAACAAAGACTACGGGTCGAATCTGAGCTGAGTTCATCAAATCGCAAAATTGCACAGCTTCAACACGAGCTCGAGGAGGAACTACAGAGAGCGCACACTCCCGACCCCTTGACTTTCAACCGCCCATCGAGCCTATTCGGCGTGCCAGTAGGCCGATCCCCTTCGCGAGCTACTCAGACCACTGGCGATACCTtcgacgacgacgaggagGATGATGTCAGTGAGACCGAGTCGCCCACGTTCGTCCTTGCTGAGACTCTTCAAGAGCTGGAGGTTGAGGGAATGTCACCAGGATATTACGTTGAAAGGGCAAATAACCTTGTGGAACTTTTCAAGCGCCATCCGACTTTGAAGTATGATTTGAAATGGTCTGTTTTTGGCCTGCGGGTTCAGGTGATGTTGTTGAGCGATAGTCGCCAAGTCGTGGCAGCTGGTTACAGACTAACACGCTACGCAATTGCTGATCGACACTCCATCCAGATAATCAGATCGTTTAATACAGATGCGCTGGCAATCTGTTCGCTGGTCAAGGAGTCAAAGGCCAGCATGGAGCGCGAGCAGGCGCTGAAATTCATTCGTGCCTTCCTAGATGTTAAGGATGGGGTTTATGAAATATCACGGGCTGTCGTCCGCACGCTGGTATCTCTTGCAGAGCATAGGGACGATCGCCTGAGGAGTATATGCATTATGACCTTGGCTGAGATACTAGTAAAAGATCCTGGGCTACTCGCTTCTGCCGGTGGAATTGGGGTGTTAAACGATGCATTGTGCGATGGTAGCTTTGCTGCATCCGATACTTTGGCCGCAAGCTTCATCCACGCACTGGATTCTCCCAGCACTAGGCAGTACCTTAGATCAGGATCGGAACTGGATGGGGTCTTTGCTACCTTTACTGAGCCCATGTCTGAAGCTGAAAGAAACACCAGACTTAATGCCTCTGCGAAGGCAATTTCCACTATGTTGAAGACTTGGCCAGGACTCCTGACGCTGGCTCAGAATAAATTCATGCCTCTGAGATCTCTGATGGACTCCTTGGAATGCCCAGAAGCTTCGGTACGACACGTAATTCTTGAACTTCTCTTCGACGCTTTACGGATCAAACCTCCTTCATGGTCTTCATCTTTCCTTGCTGGTCGGCGATTAACCACATACGGCAGAGCTGGGGTTGCGAGTGTAAGGGGCTCCGAGCAGGACTTCAAATTTCACACATTCTATGAGCCGGAAGATGGCGTATTTGACCTCACTGCGCATTTTGCATCCTTAGTCCTTGCAATGTTGATCGAAGCTGGCTTGATCAAG TCCCTAGCTGTCTTGGTTGAAGATGAGCAGGACATAGGCCTTAAACGGAAAGGCATATTGCTCCTAGCAGAGGTGCTAAAGCGTGCTTACCGTTCCCTACCGCAATCGGTATGCGCGCATCTCCAGGTCCTCCCTGACAATGTACCTTCACGAATGGCGAACGATATCTATGTTCATCGTGTATCCGCCTCGACTATTTATCAAATGGAGAGCATCAATCGTACAATGACACGATCAACCTGGATGTCATCTGGGCCTGGGAAATACAACCCAGAAGCGGATATATCGGCTTCCTTTCTCAACGCAGAACAAGGGAAGCCGAAACTAAGCCCAACCATGGATGAAGCTCAGTTCCGAACAGCCATTATGAGCACACATGTACTGAACTCTGTGAATTTTATGAAGTGGAAATGGGATTTGATTCACAACATCATTGAAGGCCCGCTGACCAACCCAAAACGTCTTGACGAAGCTATTAAGGGATCCAAATTCATGAAACGCCTTGTAGGCTTTTATCGTCCCTTCAAGTATAGATTCTCAATGATCCGCAACACCAAGCCAAATCAGCGCTACGTTAGGACCGGCTGTGCCTTAATGCGAACATTGATCCAGACTCCTGAAGGGTCGAAGTATCTCGCAGAGAATAAATTATTAAGGCAAATCGCGGAATGCCTAGCTCAAGTGGATCGAACGAGCGGCCTGACTTCCTCTTCACCTGTTTTCTCTCGGAATCAGATGATGGATACCCTAAGCTGGGGTTATTTTGCAATGTTGGGCACTTTAAGCAGCGATCCGAATGGGCTCCATATGATGGAAAGATGGCATATGCTCAATATGTTCTATCACATAGTTGAGTTGAACGATCGGAGTGACCTCGTACAAGCAATACTTGCCAATATGGATTTCACACTAGACAGCCAGCTTCGGTTAATGCTACTCAAAGCCTTGACAATTGGCACGAAAGACATTCGCATCTTCGCAACGCGGGTTTTGCGCAAGTATGTTGTGGGTGGCGTGGAGCTTACGCCGGCTGTGGAATGGATTATTATGCTTCTTATCTCCCAACTCTACGATCCTGATGTTGCCGTATGTCAAATCGCGATGAAAGTTCTTGAAGAGGCTTGTAACCAGAGAGATCTGCTCGAGTATGTGGTCCAATGTCGCCCATCTCTTGACCATCTCGGCGAAATTGGGGCATCTTTATTGCTTCGATTCCTTTCATCTTCTGTCGGGTACCATTACTTAGATGGCCTCGACTTTGTCCATCAAGAGATGGATGACTGGTTTCTTGGCAGAAATGACGCATATGTTGGCTTGGTTGAAGCATCACTATGTCGAGCGTATCTTGATCAGCCCCGTCGGAACAGCTCAGTCATTGAGGATCTCGTGGATATGCACGATACGGGCAGGGCGCCACCACACTTTTATAGAGAACTGGCTCGCACTAAAGAAGGTTGCAGACTGTTGGCTGATTCTGGTCAGTTTGACGAGTTCGTGGTTACAATTCAAGACTACGATTTACAGGAAGAAGACCCCGAGGTGCTGCAGAGGGTCAAGGGGGCATTGTGGGCTGTTGGACACCTTGGGTCGATGGAACTTAGTGCCCAATTCTTCGAAGGAAGCCCTGTTTTTCAACTAATCATCAAGATTGCGGAGCATGCAGCTGTGCTGACTATGAGGGGTACAGCTTTCTTTGTGCTGGGCCTTATCTCGACTAGCAGACATGGGCTTGAAATGCTCATTGAAGCTGGATGGGATGCTCCAGTGGACTACAAGGGTCAGTCTCTGGGTTCATGTATGCCTATCAATCTGGAAAGGATGTATAAG ATTTCCTTTGGCCCCGTTGGATCCAATTCCAGGTTGCACGGGACAGCAAACCAGAGATACAAATCCGCTGTGACCGATTCGGATCCGATTAACCAAAAAATCTTGAATCTTCTCGTGGATATGGGAAATACGGTCCTTTCAAAGCGGGCGGCTGCCGACCTACAGAG CATCAAAACAAAACATCCAGATCACTTTCGGCAAACACAGCTTTTTCGAAACACCTTAGTTATCCTTGAAAGCCATCATTTTCGACTCCCCGCCCGCCGTTTTGCGCTAGACCTCTTCGATAAGAGCGTGATGGGGCGAattgttctagaagatgatTTAGAACTCGATTCGGACAGTCTCGCATCGGACTAG
- a CDS encoding uncharacterized protein (EggNog:ENOG410PFP4~COG:Q~BUSCO:11233at33183) yields METTLAAARYGKENVKVCKVHRDTTTGWQTVTEMTVSVLLEGDIESSYTKADNSVVVATDSMKNTIYILAKQHPVTSPELFASIIGSHFIEAYKHIHAAHVNIVAHRWTRMAIDGKLHPHSFMRDGMDVRIADADVIEGKGIEIKSSISGLLLLKSTGSQFHGFIQDEFTTLPETWDRILSTEIDANWTWMPFENLDHVKSVVPKFDRAFSSARDISLRLFAQDDSASVQNTMYKMASEILGTEPLLKTVSYSLPNKHYLELGLSWHKGLKNVGKDAEVYVPTSAPNGLIQCTVARGTDRYIRATTSKL; encoded by the exons ATGGAGACCACCCTAGCCGCGGCACGATATGGAAAGGAGAATGTCAAGGTGTGCAAGGTCCACCGTGATACCACAACTGGTTGGCAAACAGTCACGGAAATGACAGTCAGTGTGTTGCTGGAGGGTGATATTGAAAGCTC ATACACCAAAGCCGACAATAGCGTCGTTGTTGCAACGGATTCTATGAAAAATACCATATATATATTGGCCAAACAGCATCCTGTCACTTCTCCCGAGCTTTTTGCGTCTATTATCGGGAGTCATTTCATAGAGGCATATAAACATATTCATGCGGCGCATGTCAATATCGTTGCTCATCGGTGGACAAGAATGGCTATCGACGGAAAGCTACACCCACATTCATTCATGCGCGATGGTATGGATGTCCGAATCGCAGACGCCGATGTCATTGAGGGCAAGGGGATTGAAATCAAATCTTCGATCTCTGGCCTTCTCCTTCTAAAGAGCACAGGATCCCAATTTCACGGATTCATACAAGATGAATTCACCACGTTGCCTGAAACCTGGGACAGGATTTTAAGCACAGAGATTGATGCGAATTGGACTTGGATGCCATTTGAAAACCTCGACCATGTCAAGTCCGTAGTTCCTAAATTTGACCGGGCCTTCTCTTCGGCGCGAGATATCAGCTTAAGGCTCTTTGCGCAAGATGATAGCGCAAGCGTGCAAAACACAATGTATAAAATGGCTAGTGAAATCCTTGGCACTGAGCCGTTGCTGAAAACTGTGTCGTACTCGCTTCCGAACAAGCATTACCTTGAACTAG GTCTGAGCTGGCACAAAGGACTGAAAAATGTTGGTAAAGATGCAGAAGTATATGTGCCGACCTCGGCGCCGAATGGCTTAATTCAATGCACGGTTGCGCGTGGAACTGACCGCTACATACGGGCGACAACTTCAAAGCTCTAA
- the MRPL23 gene encoding mitochondrial 54S ribosomal protein uL13m (BUSCO:457951at4751~EggNog:ENOG410PN44~COG:J~BUSCO:14496at33183): protein MSQSIGRTRLAYSRTWHYIDVGSDPRSLGRVASSIALFLMGKNKPIYDPSTDCGDYVVAVGCKNIHTTGKKRFQKLYYSHSTRPGSLKSMSMDKMFEKWGGAEVLKRAVRGMLPKNKLREKRMARLKAFEGHAHPYKANIVQFGGKSVLGELPEIKKAFQRTREVAAAQ from the exons ATGTCGCAAAGCATTGGACGA ACCCGTCTCGCCTACTCTCGAACATGGCACTATATAGATGTAGGCTCCGATCCACGGAGTCTGGGCCGCGTCGCCTCCTCGATAGCACTCTTTCTCATGGGCAAGAACAAGCCAATCTATGATCCCTCGACCGATTGCGGTGACTACGTCGTGGCAGTCGGGTGCAAGAACATTCACACCACGGGTAAAAAGAGATTTCAGAAGTTATACTATTCTCATTCGACGAGGCCGGGAAGTCTGAAATCTATGTCGATGGATAAGATGTTCGAGAAATGGGGTGGTGCGGAGGTACTGAAAAGAGCAGTCCGGGGAATGCTACCTAAGAATAAGTTGAGAGAAAAGAGGATGGCCAGACTAAAAG CCTTCGAAGGCCATGCCCACCCATACAAAGCAAACATTGTCCAATTCGGCGGAAAAAGCGTACTGGGTGAACTGCCTGAAATTAAGAAAGCTTTTCAGCGAACGCGAGAAGTAGCTGCAGCGCAGTGA
- the RPS16 gene encoding 40S ribosomal protein uS9 (BUSCO:469452at4751~EggNog:ENOG410PMZE~COG:J~BUSCO:15256at33183) — translation MAAVPSVQCFGKKKTATAVAHCKQGRGLIKVNGQPISLVQPEILRFKVYEPLLIVGLDKFANVDIRVRVTGGGHTSQIYAIRQAIAKALIAYYQKYVDEHSKNQLKQAFVQFDRTLLVADNRRAEPKKFGGPGARARFQKSYR, via the exons ATGGCTGCTGTTCCAAGCGTGCAATGCTTCGGCAAGAAGAAGACAG CTACCGCTGTCGCCCACTGCAAG CAAGGCAGAGGGCTCATCAAAGTGAACGGCCAGCCGATCTCACTTGTCCAACCAGAAATCCTCAGATTCAAG GTCTACGAACCCCTCCTCATAGTCGGCCTTGACAAGTTCGCCAATGTCGATATCCGCGTCCGCGTCACCGGTGGTGGTCACACTTCCCAGATCTATGCCATTAGACAAGCCATCGCCAAGGCCTTAATCGCCTACTACCAGAAATACGTCGATGAGCACTCTAAGAACCAGCTCAAGCAGGCCTTTGTTCAATTCGATAGAACCCTTCTTGTTGCCGATAACAGACGGGCTGAACCAAAGAAGTTCGGTGGTCCAGGTGCCCGTGCTCGTTTCCAGAAATCTTACCGTTAA